The Clostridium botulinum genome includes a region encoding these proteins:
- a CDS encoding mono-ADP-ribosyltransferase C3, whose protein sequence is MKGIRKSILCLVLSAGVIAPVTTSIVQSPQKCYACTVDKGSYADTFTEFTNVEEAKKWGNAQYKKYGLSKPEQEAIKFYTRDASKINGPLRANQGNENGLPADILQKVKLIDQSFSKMKMPQNIILFRGDDPAYLGPEFQDTILNKDGTINKTVFEQVKAKFLKKDRTEYGYISTSLMSAQFGGRPIVTKFKVTNGSKGGYIDPISYFPGQLEVLLPRNNSYYISDMQISPNNRQIMITAMIFK, encoded by the coding sequence ATGAAAGGGATAAGAAAGTCAATTTTATGTTTAGTTTTATCAGCAGGGGTAATAGCTCCGGTAACAACGAGTATAGTTCAAAGTCCTCAAAAATGTTATGCTTGTACTGTTGATAAAGGTTCATATGCAGATACCTTCACAGAGTTTACTAATGTTGAGGAAGCCAAAAAATGGGGAAATGCTCAATATAAAAAATATGGCCTAAGCAAACCTGAACAAGAAGCTATAAAATTTTATACAAGAGATGCAAGTAAGATCAATGGACCATTAAGAGCAAATCAAGGGAATGAAAATGGATTACCTGCTGATATATTACAAAAAGTTAAATTAATTGATCAATCTTTTAGTAAGATGAAGATGCCTCAAAATATTATTCTTTTTAGAGGTGATGACCCTGCTTATTTAGGTCCAGAATTTCAAGATACAATTCTTAATAAAGATGGAACAATTAATAAAACTGTTTTTGAACAAGTTAAAGCGAAATTTTTAAAAAAGGATAGAACAGAATATGGATATATTAGTACTTCATTAATGAGTGCGCAATTTGGAGGAAGACCAATTGTTACTAAATTTAAAGTAACTAATGGATCAAAAGGAGGGTATATAGACCCTATTAGCTATTTTCCAGGACAACTTGAAGTGTTGCTTCCTAGAAATAATAGTTATTATATAAGTGATATGCAAATATCTCCTAATAATAGACAAATTATGATTACAGCAATGATATTTAAATAG
- a CDS encoding helix-turn-helix transcriptional regulator, translating into MTANDKMIVSKDVKQLAINILLEYFEDDVVQKIINKLGSEKFFKEIKKNIEHNSNIEKDLSDRFIKICNDLNDILHTLEEIDDKSHIVREVYNSRYDVECSNEYDFIYRNYTLESNVKYALKRKDMTQVELCKKTGIPRTTFNNIIRNPSKATFMNIVKIAYVLNMSIHDLFYIQKIDKNKCKNME; encoded by the coding sequence ATGACAGCAAATGATAAGATGATAGTATCTAAAGATGTTAAACAACTAGCAATAAATATATTATTAGAGTATTTTGAAGATGATGTTGTACAAAAGATCATTAACAAACTTGGAAGTGAAAAATTTTTTAAAGAGATAAAAAAGAACATAGAACATAATAGTAATATAGAAAAAGATTTAAGTGATAGATTCATAAAAATATGTAATGATTTGAATGACATACTACATACATTAGAGGAAATAGATGACAAAAGTCATATAGTAAGAGAAGTGTATAATAGTAGATATGATGTGGAGTGTAGCAATGAATATGATTTTATTTATAGGAATTATACATTAGAATCTAATGTGAAATATGCGTTGAAAAGAAAGGATATGACACAAGTTGAATTATGTAAAAAAACAGGGATACCTAGAACTACATTTAACAATATTATAAGAAATCCTTCAAAAGCTACTTTTATGAATATAGTTAAGATAGCATATGTATTAAATATGAGCATCCATGACTTATTTTACATTCAAAAGATTGACAAAAACAAGTGTAAAAATATGGAATAA
- a CDS encoding N-acetylmuramoyl-L-alanine amidase, translating into MIKGSVRGGHNYGVTGASGIVNEVTEDRKYYPLVIKGLQDNGFSMQDVTPSRTSTVSQDLAYGVNLANSNGSNFFMSCHLNCYNGSAKGCEVVYSSSSGKRLAECIVSELAKLGFHNRGAKQDTRGLYELRHTKMTAVIIEPFFCDNAEDIAIYRKVGVKGIADAIVRGVCAYYGKSTYSEPPKPIFKPLPLKMAYDSPAVFVRDGFMNIAKFFYRNDLITARDEKLEYYLIDIDGIKAWIPQKATCPR; encoded by the coding sequence ATGATTAAAGGCTCGGTTAGAGGTGGTCATAACTATGGAGTTACAGGTGCTAGTGGTATAGTAAATGAAGTAACTGAAGATAGAAAATATTACCCTTTGGTAATTAAAGGACTTCAGGATAATGGATTTTCTATGCAAGATGTGACCCCTAGTAGAACATCTACGGTTTCACAAGATTTAGCATATGGAGTTAATTTGGCTAATTCAAATGGATCAAATTTCTTTATGTCATGTCACTTGAATTGCTATAACGGTTCAGCTAAAGGCTGTGAAGTAGTTTATTCGTCTTCTAGTGGGAAGAGATTGGCTGAATGTATTGTAAGTGAATTAGCTAAATTAGGATTTCATAACAGAGGCGCTAAACAAGATACAAGAGGACTTTATGAACTTAGACACACTAAAATGACGGCAGTAATAATAGAACCATTTTTCTGTGATAATGCTGAAGATATAGCTATTTATAGAAAGGTCGGTGTTAAAGGAATTGCTGATGCAATAGTAAGAGGAGTATGTGCTTATTATGGTAAATCAACCTATAGTGAACCACCAAAGCCAATATTTAAACCACTACCACTAAAAATGGCTTATGATTCTCCAGCTGTATTTGTAAGAGATGGATTTATGAATATTGCTAAGTTTTTTTATCGAAATGATTTAATTACTGCTAGAGATGAAAAGTTGGAATATTATTTGATTGATATTGATGGCATCAAAGCGTGGATTCCCCAAAAGGCTACTTGCCCAAGATAA
- a CDS encoding terminase large subunit domain-containing protein: MINFKVDRNNRKNNADIFTKNRNFNKESDNVAKSKKLMNGIALWCSYYRLFPHIFVEDYLGIGLKTFQKILIYFMMHFNYFMYLASRGQGKTFLTAIFCCVRCILFPESKVIVSSGQKSQAREVIEKIDDLRKTSPNLEREISYLTTNSNDARVEFHNGSWIKIVASNDGARSKRSNVLIVDEFRMVDLDILNKVLRKRRKFA, encoded by the coding sequence ATGATTAACTTTAAAGTAGATAGAAATAATAGAAAAAATAACGCTGATATATTTACTAAGAACCGAAATTTCAATAAAGAAAGTGATAATGTAGCTAAATCTAAAAAACTAATGAATGGAATTGCACTATGGTGTAGTTATTATAGGTTATTTCCTCATATTTTTGTTGAAGATTATTTAGGAATAGGGTTAAAAACATTTCAAAAGATTTTAATATATTTTATGATGCATTTCAATTACTTTATGTATTTAGCCTCGAGGGGACAGGGAAAGACATTTTTAACAGCTATATTTTGTTGTGTAAGATGTATTCTTTTCCCAGAAAGTAAGGTAATAGTCTCAAGTGGTCAAAAGTCCCAAGCTAGAGAGGTTATAGAGAAAATAGATGATTTACGAAAAACATCTCCTAATTTAGAAAGAGAAATAAGTTATTTAACTACAAATAGTAACGATGCCAGAGTTGAGTTTCACAATGGTAGTTGGATTAAAATAGTGGCAAGTAATGATGGAGCTAGAAGTAAAAGGAGTAATGTTCTTATAGTGGATGAATTTCGTATGGTCGATTTAGATATTTTAAACAAAGTATTGCGTAAACGAAGAAAATTTGCGTAA